From the genome of Bacteroides sp. MSB163, one region includes:
- the pyrI gene encoding aspartate carbamoyltransferase regulatory subunit: protein MSEKKQELQVAALENGTVIDHIPSENLFTVVSLLGLEHMNNNITIGFNLKSGKLGTKGIIKIADKFFCDDEINRIAVVAPNVKLNIIRDYEVVEKREVSLPEELRGIVKCANPKCITNNEPMATLFHVVDKENCVIRCHYCEKEQNRNEIEII, encoded by the coding sequence ATGAGCGAAAAAAAACAAGAATTACAGGTTGCCGCATTAGAAAACGGTACAGTTATCGACCATATCCCCTCTGAAAATCTGTTCACTGTAGTCTCTTTGCTGGGACTTGAACACATGAATAATAATATCACCATTGGCTTTAATCTCAAAAGTGGAAAGCTGGGTACTAAAGGCATTATTAAAATTGCGGATAAATTTTTCTGCGATGACGAAATTAACCGTATCGCCGTGGTAGCACCTAATGTGAAGCTGAATATTATCCGAGATTATGAAGTGGTGGAAAAACGTGAAGTTAGCCTTCCTGAAGAACTTCGCGGCATTGTAAAGTGTGCTAATCCCAAATGTATCACGAACAACGAGCCCATGGCGACGTTATTCCATGTAGTGGATAAGGAGAATTGTGTGATCCGATGCCATTATTGCGAGAAAGAACAAAACAGGAACGAAATTGAAATAATATAA
- a CDS encoding transglycosylase domain-containing protein yields the protein MIKNIIKILWIFLAVIVLACVTVFFSIAKGWIGYMPPVEDLENPNYKFATQIFSEDGKVLGTYSFSKENRVYVGYNDLSPNIINALIATEDVRFAKHSGIDAIALFRAIVKRGLLFQTNAGGGSTITQQLSKQLYSPSADNVMERLFQKPIEWVIAVNLERYYTKEEILTMYLNKFDFLNNAVGIKTAANTYFGCDPNDLKIEEAAMLVGMCKNPSYFNPVRYNERSRGRRNVVLDQMRKAGYITTEECDSLQALPLVLKYTRVDHNEGMATYFREYLRGVLNAKKPVKGDYRGWQMQKFYEDSLDWENNPLFGWCEKNTKKDGSKYNLYTDGLKIYTTIDSRMQQYAEEAVEEHLKELQGYFFKEKKGRKKAPYSNRITQEQVDEILTRTMKQSDRYRIMKKAGASDAQIEKAFNTPEEMSVFTWNGEKDTIMTPMDSIRYYKHFLRAGFMSMNPHNGHVKAYVGGPNHHYFKYDMAMVGRRQVGSTIKPYVYTLAMESGYSPCDEARHVEYTLIDENGKPWTPRNANTKRYGEMVTVKWGLANSDNWITAYLMSKLNPYSLKRLIESFGVRNREIVPSVSLCLGPCEISVGEMVSAYTAFPNKGIRVAPLFVTRIEDNDGNVLATFSPEMEEVISVSSAYKMLVMLRAVINEGTGGRVRRLGVKADMGGKTGTTNYNADGWFMGFTPSLVSGCWVGGEERDIHFDTMLHGQGASMALPIWSKYMVKVLGDKTLGYDENETFQLPEGFDPCKDNGDVDFESASETGLDDFFD from the coding sequence ATGATAAAGAACATCATAAAAATCCTTTGGATATTCTTAGCCGTCATAGTATTGGCTTGCGTCACTGTTTTCTTCTCCATTGCAAAAGGTTGGATAGGCTATATGCCTCCTGTCGAAGATCTGGAAAACCCCAATTATAAGTTTGCTACACAAATTTTCTCAGAAGACGGGAAGGTGCTCGGTACTTATTCATTTAGTAAAGAAAATCGTGTGTATGTAGGCTATAATGATCTGTCTCCCAATATTATCAATGCTTTGATTGCAACGGAAGATGTACGTTTTGCCAAACACTCCGGAATTGATGCCATCGCATTGTTCCGCGCTATCGTGAAGCGTGGTTTGCTATTCCAGACGAATGCAGGTGGAGGTAGTACGATTACACAACAATTATCCAAACAGCTTTATTCACCCAGTGCGGATAATGTAATGGAACGTTTGTTTCAGAAACCCATCGAGTGGGTGATTGCCGTGAATTTGGAACGTTATTATACTAAAGAAGAGATACTTACCATGTATCTTAATAAATTTGATTTCTTGAACAATGCAGTAGGTATTAAAACTGCTGCCAATACTTATTTTGGTTGCGATCCAAATGATTTAAAGATAGAAGAAGCCGCTATGCTTGTAGGAATGTGCAAGAATCCATCTTATTTTAATCCAGTACGATATAATGAACGCTCACGCGGGCGTCGTAACGTGGTGCTTGATCAGATGCGTAAAGCCGGATATATCACAACGGAAGAATGTGACTCTTTGCAGGCCCTTCCGCTTGTTCTGAAATATACTCGCGTTGACCATAATGAAGGAATGGCAACTTACTTCCGCGAATATCTGCGTGGTGTATTGAATGCAAAGAAACCTGTAAAGGGAGATTATCGTGGTTGGCAGATGCAAAAATTCTATGAAGATTCTCTTGACTGGGAAAATAATCCTTTATTTGGTTGGTGTGAAAAGAATACTAAGAAAGATGGCTCTAAATATAATCTTTATACAGACGGTCTGAAAATTTATACCACTATTGACTCCCGTATGCAGCAATATGCAGAAGAGGCGGTAGAAGAGCACCTGAAAGAATTGCAAGGCTATTTTTTCAAAGAAAAGAAAGGACGTAAAAAAGCGCCTTACAGTAACAGAATTACGCAGGAGCAGGTAGATGAGATTCTTACCCGCACCATGAAACAGTCTGACCGTTATCGTATCATGAAGAAAGCCGGGGCATCGGATGCCCAAATAGAAAAAGCTTTCAATACACCTGAAGAAATGTCGGTATTTACCTGGAATGGTGAAAAGGATACAATCATGACACCTATGGATTCTATCCGCTATTACAAACACTTCCTCCGTGCAGGTTTTATGTCTATGAATCCGCATAATGGGCATGTGAAAGCATATGTCGGAGGACCTAATCATCATTATTTTAAATATGATATGGCAATGGTAGGCCGCCGTCAGGTGGGGTCCACTATTAAGCCTTATGTCTACACATTAGCTATGGAGAGTGGCTATTCTCCTTGTGATGAAGCGCGTCATGTGGAATATACTTTAATTGATGAAAACGGCAAACCGTGGACGCCTCGTAATGCCAATACTAAACGTTATGGAGAAATGGTAACTGTTAAGTGGGGATTGGCTAACTCTGACAACTGGATCACAGCGTATCTGATGAGTAAGCTCAACCCATATTCTCTGAAGCGTTTGATTGAAAGCTTTGGTGTGCGTAATCGTGAAATTGTGCCGTCAGTTTCTTTGTGTCTTGGTCCTTGCGAAATTTCGGTAGGAGAAATGGTCAGTGCTTATACTGCATTCCCCAATAAAGGTATCCGTGTAGCTCCACTGTTTGTAACTCGCATTGAAGATAATGACGGAAATGTATTAGCTACGTTCTCTCCGGAAATGGAAGAGGTTATCAGTGTTTCCAGCGCTTATAAGATGTTGGTTATGCTTCGTGCCGTTATTAATGAGGGAACAGGTGGACGTGTTCGTCGTTTAGGTGTGAAAGCTGATATGGGTGGTAAGACCGGAACAACTAACTATAATGCAGATGGTTGGTTTATGGGCTTTACTCCTTCACTGGTATCCGGATGCTGGGTTGGTGGAGAAGAGCGCGATATTCATTTCGATACTATGCTGCATGGGCAAGGTGCTTCTATGGCATTGCCTATCTGGTCTAAATATATGGTAAAAGTACTTGGAGACAAGACACTGGGATATGATGAAAATGAGACATTCCAACTTCCGGAAGGTTTCGATCCTTGTAAGGATAATGGGGACGTTGATTTTGAATCGGCATCAGAAACTGGTTTGGATGACTTCTTTGATTAA
- a CDS encoding M16 family metallopeptidase — protein sequence MLDRTIQPRICEPEQLAVPSPECRVMKNGVPLYILNAGDNEVARIDLLIEGGRWQQSQRLQALFTNRMLREGTRRYSAAAIAEKLDYYGAWLELSSSSEYAYITLYSLNKYLPETLDIFESIVKEPLFPEKELGVIIDSNIQQFLVNSSKVDFLAHRTLINVVYGDTHPCGQLVQKEDYHLINPSVLQSFYDRYYHSGNCSIYLAGKVSEDAIRRIETLFGSEPFGKDFRKPEKLSYVPVTSSEKRIFTERADAMQSAVRMGMLSLDRRHPDYLKVRVLVTLFGGYFGSRLMSNIREDKGYTYGISAGIMPYPDSGLLVVNAETANEYVEPLIKEVYHEIDRLQNDLVPVEELAMVRNYMLGDMCRSYESAFSLADAWIFIHTSGLPDSYVRDAVEAVKTITPVEIRELASCYLCKETLKEIVSGKKMS from the coding sequence ATGTTAGACAGAACTATTCAGCCCCGTATTTGTGAGCCGGAACAACTGGCAGTGCCATCTCCTGAATGTCGGGTGATGAAAAATGGCGTACCTTTATATATACTCAATGCCGGGGATAATGAAGTAGCCCGAATTGACCTGTTGATAGAGGGTGGACGCTGGCAACAGAGCCAACGCTTGCAGGCTTTGTTTACCAACCGGATGCTGCGCGAAGGTACCCGGCGTTATTCGGCCGCAGCCATTGCCGAAAAGTTGGATTACTATGGTGCCTGGTTGGAGCTTTCCAGCTCGTCCGAGTATGCTTATATCACCCTTTATTCTTTGAATAAATATCTGCCGGAAACTTTAGATATTTTTGAATCTATTGTAAAAGAACCTCTTTTCCCTGAAAAAGAGTTGGGAGTGATTATCGACAGCAATATCCAGCAATTTCTTGTAAACAGTTCCAAGGTGGATTTTCTGGCCCATCGCACTTTGATAAATGTCGTATATGGCGATACGCATCCGTGCGGGCAATTAGTGCAGAAGGAAGATTATCATTTGATCAACCCTTCTGTCTTGCAATCTTTTTACGACCGATATTATCATTCCGGAAATTGCAGTATCTATCTTGCGGGGAAGGTCAGCGAAGACGCTATCCGTCGTATTGAAACTCTTTTTGGAAGTGAACCTTTCGGTAAAGATTTCCGGAAGCCGGAAAAACTGTCTTATGTTCCGGTAACTTCTTCTGAGAAACGTATTTTTACCGAGCGTGCTGATGCAATGCAAAGTGCCGTTCGTATGGGAATGCTTTCTTTGGACCGACGCCATCCTGACTATTTGAAAGTTCGCGTTCTGGTTACCTTGTTCGGAGGGTATTTCGGTAGCCGTTTGATGTCTAATATTCGTGAAGATAAAGGATATACGTATGGTATATCTGCCGGTATCATGCCTTATCCCGATAGTGGACTGTTGGTTGTCAATGCAGAGACTGCCAATGAATATGTAGAGCCGCTTATCAAAGAAGTTTACCATGAAATAGACCGTCTGCAAAATGACCTTGTACCTGTCGAAGAACTTGCCATGGTGAGAAACTATATGTTGGGCGATATGTGTCGCAGCTATGAGTCTGCCTTCTCATTGGCGGATGCCTGGATCTTTATTCATACTTCCGGCCTCCCCGATTCGTATGTGAGGGATGCCGTAGAAGCAGTGAAGACAATTACTCCTGTCGAGATACGCGAACTTGCCTCATGCTATTTGTGCAAAGAGACATTAAAAGAAATCGTATCCGGCAAAAAAATGTCATAA
- a CDS encoding ribose-phosphate pyrophosphokinase, producing MSEKAPVMVFSGTNSRYLAEKICASLDCPLGKMNITHFADGEFAVSYEESIRGAHVFLVQSTFPNSDNLMELLLMIDAAKRASAKSVVAVIPYFGWARQDRKDKPRVSIGAKLVADLLSVAGIDRLITMDLHADQIQGFFNIPVDHLYASAVFLPYIESLKLKDLVIATPDVGGSKRASTFSKYLGVPLVLCNKSREKANEVASMQIIGDVTDKNVVLVDDIVDTAGTITKAANIMLDAGAKSVRAIASHCVMSDPASFRVQESSLTEIVFTDSIPYSKKCAKVKQLSIADMFAETIKRVVNNESISSQYII from the coding sequence ATGAGCGAAAAAGCACCCGTAATGGTATTCTCCGGAACTAACTCGAGATACCTTGCAGAGAAAATCTGCGCAAGCCTTGATTGCCCTCTGGGAAAGATGAACATCACCCACTTTGCTGATGGTGAGTTTGCTGTTTCCTATGAAGAGTCAATTCGTGGCGCACATGTATTCCTGGTTCAATCCACCTTCCCTAATTCCGACAATTTAATGGAACTTCTGCTGATGATCGACGCTGCCAAAAGAGCGTCTGCTAAAAGCGTTGTTGCAGTCATTCCATATTTCGGTTGGGCACGACAGGACAGAAAAGACAAACCTCGCGTTTCTATCGGCGCAAAGTTAGTAGCCGATTTACTTTCAGTAGCAGGTATCGATCGTTTGATTACGATGGATCTCCATGCTGATCAAATCCAAGGTTTCTTCAACATTCCGGTAGATCACTTGTATGCTTCGGCAGTGTTCCTCCCCTATATTGAGTCCTTGAAATTGAAAGATCTTGTAATCGCTACGCCGGATGTGGGTGGTTCCAAACGTGCCAGCACATTCTCAAAGTATTTGGGAGTTCCCCTGGTATTGTGCAACAAGTCACGTGAGAAAGCAAACGAAGTTGCATCCATGCAAATTATCGGTGATGTAACCGACAAGAATGTAGTGTTGGTAGATGACATCGTAGATACAGCCGGTACTATCACCAAAGCAGCTAACATTATGTTGGATGCGGGTGCTAAATCAGTACGCGCTATTGCAAGCCACTGTGTAATGTCCGATCCGGCGTCTTTCCGTGTACAGGAATCCAGTCTGACTGAAATCGTATTTACCGATAGTATCCCCTACTCTAAGAAATGCGCGAAAGTGAAACAACTCAGTATTGCTGATATGTTTGCAGAAACCATTAAGAGAGTGGTGAATAATGAGTCTATCAGTTCACAGTATATTATCTAA
- a CDS encoding flavin reductase family protein: MKQDWKPGTMIYPLPAVLVSCGSTPEEYNILTIAWTGTICTNPPMCYISVRPERHSYEILKRNMEFVINLTTKDMARATDWCGIRSGKDYNKFEEMHLTPGKSTVVNAPLIEESPLCIECRVKEIVSLGSHYMFIADVVNVRADDRNLNLETGKLELAEANPLVYVHGGYYELGEKIGKFGWSVEKKK; encoded by the coding sequence ATGAAACAAGACTGGAAGCCCGGAACAATGATTTACCCGCTTCCTGCCGTATTGGTAAGCTGTGGAAGCACTCCGGAAGAATATAACATATTAACAATTGCATGGACGGGAACGATTTGTACGAACCCGCCCATGTGCTATATTTCAGTACGTCCCGAACGCCACTCCTATGAAATTCTAAAACGGAATATGGAGTTTGTCATTAATCTCACGACCAAAGATATGGCGCGTGCAACGGATTGGTGTGGCATACGTTCCGGGAAAGACTACAATAAGTTTGAAGAAATGCATCTGACACCAGGAAAAAGCACTGTGGTCAATGCCCCTCTTATTGAAGAATCCCCTTTATGTATAGAATGTCGTGTAAAGGAAATCGTGTCACTCGGCTCACATTATATGTTTATTGCCGATGTGGTAAATGTGCGTGCCGACGACCGGAATCTGAACCTGGAAACCGGAAAACTGGAGCTAGCGGAAGCTAATCCACTGGTTTATGTACATGGAGGATACTATGAATTGGGTGAAAAGATCGGTAAATTTGGTTGGTCTGTTGAGAAGAAAAAATAG
- a CDS encoding porin family protein, translating into MNKVLKIFILCLLFFPATTWGQSHLVPGTAVEEPLSKHHHDRPVNFGIKGGFTSSLFLVSNLTLNGITIDEVQNNYKIGYFGSVFMRINFERHFLQPEISYNINRCNITFEKPAAEDVPLEMASITSEIHSVDIPVIYGYNVIKEGPYSLAVFGGPKFRYIWNKKSEITFENFDQPGIKERLRPLNLSFTLGVAVTISRIFFDFRYDIGLHNISRKVTYDDGVAEGDPPADEIRFHRRDNVLSFSFGVFF; encoded by the coding sequence ATGAACAAAGTTTTGAAAATATTTATCCTGTGCCTTTTGTTTTTCCCCGCTACAACGTGGGGGCAATCTCATCTTGTGCCCGGTACGGCGGTTGAAGAGCCCCTGAGCAAACATCACCATGACCGTCCGGTGAACTTCGGTATTAAAGGCGGTTTCACCTCTTCCCTCTTTCTTGTATCCAATCTTACATTAAACGGAATCACCATAGACGAGGTGCAGAATAACTACAAGATAGGTTATTTCGGCTCTGTCTTTATGCGTATCAACTTTGAACGTCATTTCCTGCAGCCGGAAATATCCTACAATATTAACCGTTGCAACATAACCTTCGAAAAACCCGCCGCAGAAGATGTTCCTTTGGAAATGGCATCTATAACTTCAGAAATCCACAGTGTAGACATTCCTGTGATCTATGGATATAATGTTATTAAGGAGGGTCCCTATAGTCTGGCTGTATTCGGAGGACCTAAATTTCGTTATATCTGGAATAAAAAGAGCGAAATTACTTTTGAGAACTTCGACCAGCCGGGAATCAAAGAAAGGTTGCGTCCGCTGAACCTCAGTTTCACCCTTGGAGTAGCCGTTACCATCTCCCGCATTTTCTTTGATTTCCGTTATGATATAGGACTACATAATATATCCCGCAAAGTCACTTATGATGACGGCGTCGCCGAAGGTGATCCACCTGCCGACGAAATACGTTTCCATCGGCGAGACAATGTTCTCAGCTTTTCCTTTGGAGTATTCTTTTAG
- the kdsB gene encoding 3-deoxy-manno-octulosonate cytidylyltransferase — protein MKFLGIIPARYASTRFPAKPLAMLGGKTVIQRVYEQVAGILDDAYVATDDERIEEAVKAFGGKVVMTSVNHKSGTDRCYEAYTKIGGDFDVVVNIQGDEPFIQPSQLETVKACFDDITTQIATLVKPFVPENGFEALENINSPKVVLNKNMNALYFSRSIIPYQRNAEKQDWLKNHTYYKHIGLYAYRAEVLKEITSLPQSSLELAESLEQLRWLENGYTIKAGITEVETIGIDTPQDLEKAEEFLKIC, from the coding sequence TTGAAGTTTTTAGGAATCATTCCCGCCCGTTATGCATCCACGCGTTTTCCTGCAAAACCGTTGGCTATGCTGGGAGGTAAAACTGTAATACAGCGAGTATATGAACAAGTGGCAGGTATTCTGGACGATGCTTATGTGGCCACAGATGATGAACGGATCGAAGAAGCTGTAAAAGCTTTCGGAGGTAAAGTAGTGATGACTTCCGTTAATCATAAAAGTGGCACGGATCGTTGCTATGAAGCATATACTAAAATAGGGGGAGACTTTGATGTCGTAGTCAACATTCAGGGCGATGAACCTTTTATTCAACCCTCCCAACTGGAAACTGTAAAAGCTTGCTTCGACGATATTACGACCCAGATTGCTACACTGGTGAAACCTTTCGTTCCTGAGAATGGATTTGAAGCTTTGGAGAATATCAATTCTCCGAAAGTAGTGCTGAATAAGAATATGAATGCACTCTATTTTAGCCGCTCCATTATTCCTTATCAGCGAAATGCGGAAAAACAAGATTGGCTGAAAAATCACACTTATTATAAGCATATAGGATTATATGCTTATCGTGCTGAAGTTTTAAAAGAGATTACTTCGTTGCCGCAATCTTCGCTGGAACTGGCAGAATCGTTGGAACAACTTCGTTGGCTGGAGAATGGCTATACCATTAAAGCCGGTATTACCGAAGTAGAGACCATCGGCATTGATACTCCCCAGGATTTGGAAAAGGCTGAAGAATTTTTAAAAATATGTTAG
- a CDS encoding 2-amino-4-hydroxy-6-hydroxymethyldihydropteridine diphosphokinase, with translation MVYTISIGSNEQQKENLSLARKRLKELFPDIRFSTEEETKPLYFRRSSLFSNQVARFISSNDAAEITSCLKAIEREAGRMPEEKKQEIVRLDLDLLSCDDTVYKPDDLKRDYICRGLKEIE, from the coding sequence GTGGTTTATACAATTAGCATCGGTAGTAACGAGCAACAGAAAGAGAATCTTTCGTTGGCGCGGAAGCGGTTGAAAGAACTGTTTCCTGATATTCGTTTTTCTACGGAAGAAGAGACTAAACCGCTTTATTTCCGGCGTTCATCTTTATTTTCCAATCAGGTGGCACGTTTTATTTCCAGTAACGATGCAGCGGAAATAACTTCTTGTTTGAAAGCTATTGAACGGGAAGCGGGGCGGATGCCTGAAGAGAAAAAGCAAGAAATAGTCCGGTTGGATCTGGACTTATTATCATGTGATGATACAGTCTATAAACCCGACGATTTAAAAAGGGACTATATTTGCCGGGGATTGAAAGAGATAGAATAA
- the pyrB gene encoding aspartate carbamoyltransferase: protein MENRSLVTIAEHSKEKILYMIEMAKQFEARPNRRLLEGKVVATLFFEPSTRTRLSFETAANRLGARVIGFSDPKATSSSKGETLKDTIKMVSNYADIIVMRHHLEGAARYASEVTTVPIVNAGDGANQHPSQTMLDLYSIYKTQGTLENLNIFLVGDLKYGRTVHSLLMAMRHFNPTFHFIAPDELRMPEEYKIYCRDHGIKYVEHTDFTEETIADADILYMTRVQRERFTDLMEYERVKNIYILRNKMLEHTRPNLCILHPLPRVNEIAYDVDDNPKAYYFQQAQNGLYAREAILCDVLGITLDDVKE from the coding sequence ATGGAAAACAGAAGTTTAGTCACCATCGCCGAGCATAGCAAGGAAAAAATCCTCTACATGATCGAGATGGCGAAGCAGTTTGAAGCCCGTCCCAACCGTAGGCTGCTGGAAGGGAAAGTGGTTGCCACCCTCTTTTTCGAGCCGTCTACCCGCACAAGACTCAGTTTTGAGACAGCAGCCAACCGCTTAGGAGCCCGTGTAATCGGATTCAGTGACCCCAAAGCAACGAGTTCTTCGAAAGGCGAAACCCTGAAAGATACCATCAAAATGGTGAGCAACTACGCCGATATCATCGTGATGCGACATCATCTGGAAGGAGCCGCCCGCTATGCCAGCGAAGTAACCACGGTGCCTATCGTCAATGCCGGAGACGGAGCCAACCAGCATCCTTCACAAACGATGCTCGATCTCTACTCCATCTACAAGACCCAGGGTACACTGGAGAACCTGAATATTTTCCTCGTTGGCGACCTCAAATATGGCCGCACCGTACACTCACTGCTGATGGCAATGCGCCACTTCAACCCGACTTTCCATTTCATAGCTCCTGATGAATTGAGAATGCCCGAAGAATACAAAATTTACTGCCGCGATCATGGCATCAAATACGTGGAACATACGGACTTTACGGAAGAAACCATAGCAGATGCCGACATCCTCTACATGACTCGTGTGCAGCGTGAACGTTTCACTGACCTCATGGAGTACGAACGGGTGAAGAACATTTACATCCTGCGTAACAAGATGCTGGAACATACCCGTCCCAATTTGTGCATTCTGCATCCCCTACCCCGCGTCAATGAAATCGCTTATGACGTAGACGATAATCCGAAAGCTTACTACTTCCAGCAGGCACAAAATGGCCTGTATGCCCGTGAGGCTATTCTCTGCGATGTATTAGGCATCACACTGGATGATGTGAAAGAATGA
- a CDS encoding phosphatidylinositol-4-phosphate 5-kinase, which yields MKYLYTALILVFMSQGGATAQEKKSGFFDKVKTTFSSEIKIGTHTFKDGSVYTGEMKGRKPNGKGKTVFKNGNVYEGEYVKGKREGYGTYTFPDGEKYEGQWFQDQQHGKGIYYFMNNNRYDGMWFQDYQQGKGTMYYYTGDIYEGDWVNDKREGQGTYIWKNGSKYEGSWKNDKKEGEGTFVWNDGCKYEGDWKNDVRDGKGTFEYANGDKYVGDWKDDMQHGKGIYFFHTGDRYEGAYVQGERTGAGIYYHANGNKYVGNFKDGMQHGKGVFTWANGAVYDGDWKDNQRDGRGTYKWNVGDSYEGEWKNNQFNGQGTLKMTDGTKYKGGFVNGMEEGNGIQEDKNGNRYEGFFKQGKKHGPFVETDKNGKVIKKGTYKMGRLE from the coding sequence ATGAAATATCTATATACTGCACTCATTCTGGTATTCATGTCCCAAGGCGGGGCGACGGCCCAGGAAAAGAAATCCGGTTTCTTCGACAAAGTAAAAACAACTTTCTCTTCTGAAATAAAGATAGGAACTCATACCTTCAAAGATGGTTCCGTATATACGGGTGAAATGAAAGGACGTAAACCCAACGGAAAGGGTAAGACGGTTTTCAAGAATGGCAATGTCTACGAAGGTGAATATGTGAAAGGAAAGCGTGAAGGATATGGTACTTATACATTTCCTGACGGCGAAAAGTACGAAGGACAATGGTTTCAGGATCAGCAACACGGTAAGGGCATCTACTATTTCATGAACAACAACCGCTATGACGGCATGTGGTTTCAGGATTACCAGCAAGGCAAAGGTACAATGTATTATTATACTGGTGACATTTACGAAGGAGACTGGGTAAATGATAAACGTGAAGGTCAAGGTACATATATCTGGAAAAACGGTTCCAAATATGAAGGTTCCTGGAAAAATGATAAAAAAGAGGGTGAGGGTACTTTTGTCTGGAATGACGGCTGTAAATATGAAGGCGACTGGAAGAACGATGTGCGTGATGGAAAAGGGACTTTCGAATATGCCAACGGAGATAAATATGTAGGCGACTGGAAAGATGACATGCAACATGGAAAAGGTATTTACTTCTTCCACACGGGTGATCGCTATGAAGGTGCGTATGTGCAGGGGGAACGTACCGGAGCCGGCATTTATTATCACGCCAACGGCAATAAGTATGTGGGAAACTTTAAGGACGGCATGCAACATGGAAAAGGTGTATTCACCTGGGCAAATGGTGCAGTCTATGACGGCGACTGGAAAGACAACCAACGTGACGGCCGCGGAACCTATAAATGGAATGTAGGTGATTCCTACGAAGGCGAATGGAAGAACAACCAGTTCAATGGCCAGGGAACTTTGAAAATGACAGATGGAACTAAATATAAAGGTGGTTTTGTGAATGGTATGGAAGAAGGTAACGGTATACAGGAGGATAAAAACGGTAATCGTTACGAAGGCTTCTTTAAGCAAGGCAAAAAACACGGTCCTTTTGTTGAAACGGATAAAAACGGAAAAGTAATAAAAAAGGGCACGTACAAAATGGGAAGACTGGAGTAG